One genomic region from bacterium encodes:
- a CDS encoding sugar transferase, translating into MSRTFEKIVLLLVDFITINLAFWGLLQLRSSFDLFVEQGLMLKVQIFFLVYLYWLVLFVFLGLYQSWYAKSRFDELISVLKAILLGTFIIFVLTSEPERDLANPPTFGRFMIVSYSLLMLICVGGGRFILHTVQRRLMRSGLGQRKTLIIGYNPQAQKLADKIQQFPALGYRVIGFLSLKSDEEGQKYGRIPVWGGLGKLRAVVLRRKVEEVILSLGHLPQKRVMHVIGLLEQLPVSIKIEPDLYGLVMGQARTQQIYGFPLIEINPQIMQPWEKTVKRLMDVFFSLGFLILATPLFLLLALLIKLESPGPVFFKQKRVGKNGAAFTILKFRTMIKDAERYTGPVWAGKRDPRITRLGRIMRKLRLDELPQFINVLSGEMSLVGPRPERPYFVEKLKREYPYYLRRLKVKPGITGWAQVKGEYDTSIEEAREKLAYDLYYIENMSLRMDLRILLYTVAVMLRFKGQ; encoded by the coding sequence ATGTCCCGGACGTTTGAAAAAATAGTGCTCCTGCTGGTCGATTTCATCACCATCAATCTCGCCTTCTGGGGGCTGTTGCAGCTGCGCAGCTCGTTCGACCTGTTTGTCGAGCAGGGGCTGATGCTCAAGGTGCAGATTTTTTTTCTGGTCTATCTGTACTGGCTGGTCCTCTTTGTCTTTCTCGGGCTTTACCAGTCCTGGTATGCCAAATCCCGGTTTGATGAGCTGATCTCGGTGCTCAAGGCCATTTTGCTGGGCACCTTTATTATCTTTGTCCTGACTTCAGAGCCCGAACGCGATCTGGCCAATCCGCCGACCTTCGGCCGTTTCATGATTGTCAGCTATTCATTGCTGATGTTGATTTGTGTCGGAGGCGGCCGTTTCATTTTGCATACAGTGCAGCGCCGTCTGATGCGTTCGGGTTTGGGACAGCGCAAGACTCTGATCATCGGCTACAATCCTCAGGCGCAGAAACTGGCCGACAAGATTCAGCAGTTTCCTGCCCTCGGTTATCGGGTCATCGGTTTTCTCAGCCTCAAGAGTGACGAGGAGGGCCAAAAATACGGCCGAATACCGGTCTGGGGTGGACTTGGCAAATTGCGCGCGGTGGTGCTGCGGCGAAAGGTGGAGGAGGTGATCCTCTCCCTGGGCCATCTTCCGCAAAAGCGGGTCATGCATGTCATCGGCCTGCTCGAGCAATTGCCGGTCAGCATCAAGATCGAGCCGGATCTTTACGGGCTGGTGATGGGGCAGGCACGGACGCAGCAGATCTACGGTTTTCCGCTGATTGAAATCAATCCGCAGATCATGCAGCCCTGGGAGAAGACCGTCAAGCGGCTGATGGATGTCTTTTTCTCGCTCGGTTTTCTGATCCTGGCCACGCCCCTTTTCCTGCTGCTGGCGCTGCTCATCAAACTGGAATCCCCCGGTCCGGTTTTTTTCAAACAAAAACGCGTCGGCAAAAACGGCGCTGCTTTTACCATCCTGAAATTTCGCACCATGATCAAGGATGCGGAACGGTATACCGGGCCGGTTTGGGCGGGAAAAAGGGATCCGCGCATCACCCGCCTGGGCCGGATTATGCGCAAACTGCGCCTCGACGAACTGCCCCAGTTCATCAATGTGCTCTCGGGTGAGATGAGCTTGGTCGGGCCCCGTCCCGAGCGCCCCTATTTCGTCGAAAAACTCAAACGCGAATATCCCTATTATCTGCGCCGCCTCAAGGTCAAGCCGGGCATCACCGGCTGGGCCCAGGTGAAAGGCGAGTACGATACCAGCATCGAGGAGGCCCGGGAAAAACTGGCCTACGATCTGTACTATATAGAGAACATGTCGTTGCGCATGGACCTACGCATCCTGCTCTATACCGTCGCCGTGATGCTGCGTTTCAAGGGACAGTGA
- a CDS encoding sigma 54-interacting transcriptional regulator, with translation MEHLTLPSRGAIAAPKLALLLEINQALSRSLSLQECFNATLQILQTSYRLLSGAILLCDAEAKTLHLAAAIGLTAHSARDVYRYSEGVSGRIAETGKPVVVPRVSKEPLFLNRLGSWEGGGRSEQSFLGVPISLDYRTLGVLFINLPYLAKRDYESILTILLLVASTLVQRLHIRQLIEAEQQKLLTENVILKQQLRQENRLQNIIGNSREMREVYEKVAQVAHAATTVLLRGESGTGKELVAQAIHYNSPRSEAPFIRVNCAAIPETLIESEFFGYEKGAFTGAVARKKGRFELADGGTIFLDEVGDLSPMTQVKLLRVLQEHEFERIGGLETLKVDVRIIAATNADLEELMARGVFREDLYYRLNVFAIYLPPLRERKSDILLLADHFMIKYGRQHGKSIQRISTPAIDMLMRYHWPGNVRELENCIERAVLVCEDQVIHSYHLPPTLQTAESSGTPPRWSLTEAVASYEKELIQDALKSARGIRAKAARMLGITERIISYKIGLYQIDARRYRA, from the coding sequence ATGGAGCATCTCACCCTTCCCAGCCGCGGCGCCATCGCCGCCCCCAAACTCGCCCTGCTGCTCGAAATCAATCAGGCCTTGAGCCGTAGCCTCAGCCTCCAAGAATGCTTCAACGCGACTCTGCAGATCCTGCAGACCAGCTATCGCCTCCTCTCCGGAGCGATCCTCCTCTGCGACGCGGAAGCCAAAACCCTCCATCTCGCCGCCGCCATCGGCCTGACCGCCCATTCCGCCCGCGATGTCTACCGCTACAGCGAAGGCGTGAGTGGCCGCATCGCCGAAACCGGCAAACCCGTGGTCGTCCCCAGGGTGAGCAAGGAACCCCTTTTCCTCAACCGCCTCGGCAGTTGGGAGGGCGGTGGTCGCTCCGAGCAAAGCTTCCTTGGTGTGCCCATTTCCCTGGATTACCGCACCCTTGGCGTCCTCTTCATCAATCTGCCCTACCTCGCCAAGCGTGACTATGAGAGCATCCTCACTATCCTCCTCCTGGTTGCCTCCACTCTGGTCCAGCGCCTCCACATCCGGCAGCTTATCGAGGCCGAACAGCAAAAACTGCTGACCGAAAATGTCATCCTCAAGCAGCAACTGCGCCAGGAGAACCGCCTGCAGAACATCATCGGCAACAGCCGCGAGATGCGCGAGGTCTACGAAAAAGTGGCTCAGGTGGCCCACGCCGCGACCACCGTGCTGCTGCGCGGCGAATCGGGCACGGGAAAGGAGCTGGTGGCCCAGGCGATCCACTATAACTCGCCGCGCAGCGAGGCGCCCTTCATCCGCGTCAATTGCGCGGCCATCCCCGAAACCCTCATCGAGTCGGAGTTTTTCGGCTACGAGAAGGGCGCCTTCACCGGGGCGGTGGCGCGCAAGAAGGGGCGCTTCGAGCTCGCCGACGGCGGCACGATCTTTCTCGACGAGGTCGGCGACCTCTCGCCGATGACCCAGGTCAAGCTGCTCCGGGTTCTCCAGGAGCACGAATTCGAACGCATCGGCGGGCTCGAAACCCTCAAGGTCGATGTGCGCATCATCGCCGCCACCAATGCCGATCTCGAGGAGCTAATGGCGCGCGGGGTCTTTCGCGAAGACCTCTATTACCGTCTCAACGTCTTCGCCATCTATCTGCCGCCGCTGCGCGAGCGCAAGAGCGACATCCTCCTGCTCGCCGATCATTTCATGATCAAGTACGGACGTCAGCACGGCAAGTCGATCCAGCGAATCTCCACCCCGGCCATCGACATGCTGATGCGTTACCACTGGCCGGGAAACGTGCGCGAACTTGAGAACTGCATCGAGCGCGCGGTCTTGGTCTGTGAGGACCAGGTCATCCACAGCTACCATCTCCCGCCAACTCTGCAGACCGCCGAGAGCAGCGGTACCCCGCCCCGCTGGTCGCTGACCGAGGCCGTCGCAAGCTATGAAAAGGAGCTCATTCAGGACGCCCTCAAATCCGCGCGCGGCATCCGGGCCAAGGCGGCACGCATGCTCGGGATCACTGAGCGCATCATCTCCTACAAGATCGGCCTCTATCAGATCGATGCCCGGCGTTATCGCGCTTGA
- a CDS encoding glutamine synthetase III translates to MAAESPSTIRKAILIQVGSNHRIEYLPGEPAAHYYGSNSFNDKVMRERLPKEVYKKLRATIRNGVKLDMTIADAVAHAMKEWALSKGVTHFTHWFQPQTGSTAEKHDAFIEVEEDGSVIERFRGEQLVQGEPDASSFPSGGMRSTFEARGYTMWDPSSPAFIMEGPRGGILCIPSVFISYTGEALDKKTPLLRSMESINRSALRLLKLFGNHSVQRVITTIGTEQEYFLIDKGFFNLRPDLRITGRTLIGARPPKGQQLEDHYFGAIKERILGFMQDAEMELYKVGVPAKTRHNEVAPHQFEIAPIYAEANVGADRNHLIMEILRRVANRHGLALLLHEKPFAGINGSGKHNNWSMSDSDGNNLLEPGKTPEANLQFLVFLVAVVRAVYYFGDLLRASIASAGNDHRLGANEAPPAIMSVFLGDQLTAILDAIKAGKAAKATNESIIDLGIGQLPKVLRDYTDRNRTSPFAFTGNKFEFRAIGSSASVSLANTVLNAAVADSLDILVAGIEKELGKGIDLKAASLTVLRKHIKETELIRFNGNNYSKEWEQEAARRNLPNIKNTAYALDALVASKNIEMLVRQRAFTQPELEARYQTKLEQYIKQLQIEAETLLNMVSVLVVPAAISFQQRLIATVKGMKELEPLLGDLSFSTEVELLRKVTQLIDQIGMKRKELGVALAKSEGLEDLSKCAKFMADHLRPIMEELRKPVDELELLTDDEVWPLPRYSEMLFLV, encoded by the coding sequence ATGGCGGCAGAATCCCCTTCCACAATCCGCAAAGCAATTTTGATCCAGGTGGGCAGTAACCACCGGATCGAATACCTGCCGGGCGAACCGGCGGCGCACTATTACGGCAGCAACAGCTTTAACGACAAGGTGATGCGCGAGCGGCTGCCCAAAGAGGTCTACAAGAAACTGCGCGCGACCATCCGCAACGGCGTAAAACTGGACATGACCATCGCCGACGCCGTCGCGCATGCGATGAAAGAGTGGGCCCTGAGCAAGGGCGTAACCCATTTCACCCACTGGTTCCAGCCCCAGACCGGTTCGACGGCGGAGAAACACGATGCCTTCATCGAGGTCGAGGAGGATGGCTCGGTGATCGAACGCTTCCGTGGCGAGCAGCTCGTCCAGGGCGAGCCCGACGCCTCCTCTTTTCCCAGTGGCGGCATGCGTTCGACCTTCGAGGCGCGCGGATATACCATGTGGGATCCCTCGAGTCCCGCCTTCATCATGGAGGGGCCGCGCGGCGGCATTCTTTGCATCCCCTCGGTGTTCATCAGCTACACCGGCGAGGCCCTCGATAAAAAGACTCCGCTGCTGCGCTCGATGGAGTCCATCAACCGTTCCGCCCTGCGGTTGCTCAAGCTCTTCGGCAACCACAGCGTCCAGCGGGTGATCACGACCATCGGCACCGAGCAGGAATATTTCCTTATCGACAAAGGTTTTTTCAACCTGCGACCCGATCTGCGCATCACCGGCCGTACTCTGATCGGCGCCCGTCCGCCCAAGGGGCAGCAGCTCGAGGATCATTATTTCGGCGCGATCAAGGAGCGCATTCTCGGTTTCATGCAGGATGCGGAGATGGAACTTTACAAGGTGGGGGTTCCTGCCAAGACCCGTCACAACGAGGTGGCACCGCACCAGTTTGAGATTGCGCCGATCTATGCGGAGGCCAATGTCGGGGCCGATCGCAACCACCTGATCATGGAGATCCTGCGCCGCGTCGCCAACCGTCATGGCCTGGCCCTGCTGCTACACGAAAAGCCCTTTGCCGGCATCAACGGCAGCGGCAAGCACAACAACTGGTCCATGTCCGATTCGGATGGCAATAACCTGCTGGAGCCCGGCAAGACCCCAGAAGCAAACCTGCAATTTCTGGTTTTTCTGGTTGCCGTCGTGCGTGCCGTCTATTATTTCGGCGACCTGCTCCGCGCCTCCATCGCCTCGGCGGGCAACGATCACCGGCTCGGTGCCAATGAAGCCCCTCCGGCGATCATGTCGGTCTTCCTCGGCGACCAGCTTACAGCCATTCTCGACGCGATCAAGGCGGGCAAGGCGGCCAAGGCGACCAACGAGAGCATCATCGACCTTGGAATCGGGCAGCTGCCCAAGGTGTTGCGCGACTATACCGACCGCAATCGCACCTCGCCCTTTGCCTTCACCGGCAACAAGTTCGAGTTCAGGGCGATCGGCTCCTCCGCTTCGGTCAGTCTAGCCAATACCGTACTCAACGCTGCGGTCGCCGATTCACTTGACATTCTCGTGGCCGGAATCGAAAAGGAGTTGGGTAAGGGAATCGACCTTAAGGCGGCCTCCCTGACGGTGCTGCGCAAGCATATCAAAGAGACGGAGCTGATCCGTTTCAATGGAAACAACTACAGCAAGGAATGGGAGCAGGAGGCGGCGCGCCGCAATCTCCCCAATATCAAGAACACCGCCTATGCCCTGGATGCCCTGGTGGCCTCCAAAAATATCGAGATGCTGGTGCGTCAGCGCGCCTTCACGCAGCCTGAGTTGGAGGCCCGCTATCAGACCAAACTGGAGCAATACATCAAGCAGCTGCAGATCGAGGCCGAAACCCTGTTGAACATGGTGAGCGTTTTGGTCGTGCCGGCTGCCATCAGCTTTCAGCAGCGCCTGATCGCGACAGTCAAGGGGATGAAGGAGCTGGAGCCGCTCCTGGGTGATCTCTCCTTCAGCACGGAGGTGGAATTGTTGAGAAAGGTGACCCAGCTGATCGACCAGATCGGGATGAAGCGGAAGGAGCTGGGGGTGGCCCTGGCCAAGTCGGAGGGGCTGGAGGATTTGTCCAAATGCGCCAAATTCATGGCCGACCATCTGCGGCCGATCATGGAGGAACTGCGCAAGCCGGTCGACGAGCTCGAGCTTCTCACCGACGATGAAGTCTGGCCCCTGCCGCGCTATTCCGAGATGCTTTTTCTGGTTTAA
- a CDS encoding VanZ family protein encodes MLKNLQEKFYWQLPAWICAGFILTLTSLPDLKPPSLGLRLEDKIYHLLVYGILGVLIVRARVRGRPAFEGADLRALFRIGIPLACLDELHQAFIPGRFCDGFDALADLLGLLLAALVWRIFGETLSRADRSIYCNLIKCDASPP; translated from the coding sequence ATGCTGAAGAACCTCCAGGAAAAATTCTACTGGCAGCTCCCGGCATGGATCTGCGCGGGCTTCATCCTCACCCTAACCTCCCTGCCTGACCTCAAGCCGCCTTCGCTCGGCCTCAGGCTGGAAGACAAGATTTACCATCTCCTGGTCTATGGTATCCTGGGGGTGCTCATCGTGCGCGCCCGGGTGCGCGGCCGGCCCGCCTTCGAAGGCGCCGACCTCCGCGCCCTTTTCCGGATCGGCATCCCCCTCGCCTGTCTCGATGAGCTGCATCAGGCCTTCATCCCCGGCCGCTTTTGCGACGGCTTCGATGCCCTCGCGGATTTGCTCGGACTGCTGCTGGCAGCGCTCGTTTGGCGGATCTTCGGTGAGACCCTGAGCCGCGCAGATCGTTCAATTTATTGTAATTTAATCAAATGTGACGCATCGCCGCCCTGA
- the serS gene encoding serine--tRNA ligase has product MLDLKFIREHPEIVRKAINDKGDKADLDRLLALDVKRREIIGAVESARAGQNRATQQIAEMKKAGADTTAMINEMRALGDRIKAFEEELKTAEEAIYQIQICIPNVPHASVPVGDASHNQVVKQWGEPPKMDFKPQPHFEIGERLGLVDFARASRLSGSSFVSYRGLGAKLERALINFMLDLHIEKHGYTEVSPPFVTKREAMFGTGQLPKLEEDMYHIPGDDLFLIPTAEVPVTNLHREEILEGSDLPLRYTAYTPCFRREAGTYGKETRGMVRIHQFDKVEMVKFTTPDSSYDELETLLADAEEVLQLLELPYRVLALATGDLSFAAAKCYDIEVWAQGMEKWLEVSSCSNFADFQARRANIRFRPFKGAKPEFVHTLNGSGLALPRTVIAILENYQTDEGTVVVPKVLRPYMGVDLIR; this is encoded by the coding sequence ATGCTCGACCTTAAGTTCATCCGGGAACATCCGGAGATCGTCCGCAAGGCGATCAACGACAAGGGGGACAAGGCGGACCTGGACCGGCTGCTGGCGCTGGATGTCAAGCGGCGGGAGATCATCGGCGCGGTCGAGTCCGCGCGCGCCGGGCAGAACCGCGCCACGCAGCAAATCGCCGAGATGAAAAAGGCCGGGGCGGACACGACGGCCATGATCAACGAGATGCGCGCTCTGGGCGACCGGATCAAGGCATTTGAAGAAGAGCTGAAAACGGCCGAGGAAGCGATCTATCAGATTCAGATCTGCATCCCCAATGTACCCCACGCCAGCGTCCCCGTCGGCGACGCCAGCCACAACCAGGTCGTGAAACAATGGGGCGAGCCCCCCAAAATGGATTTCAAACCCCAGCCGCACTTCGAAATCGGCGAAAGGCTCGGTCTGGTCGATTTCGCACGCGCTTCGCGCTTGAGTGGCTCCTCTTTCGTCAGCTATCGCGGCCTGGGGGCCAAACTCGAACGCGCCCTGATCAATTTTATGCTCGATCTCCACATCGAGAAACACGGCTATACCGAGGTTTCGCCACCCTTCGTGACCAAACGCGAGGCGATGTTCGGTACCGGCCAGCTGCCCAAACTGGAGGAGGACATGTACCATATCCCCGGTGATGATCTTTTCCTGATCCCCACCGCCGAGGTGCCGGTGACCAACCTGCATCGCGAGGAGATCCTCGAGGGCAGCGACCTGCCGTTGCGCTACACCGCCTACACGCCCTGTTTCCGCCGCGAAGCGGGAACCTATGGCAAGGAGACTCGCGGCATGGTGCGCATCCACCAGTTCGACAAGGTGGAGATGGTCAAGTTCACGACCCCGGACAGTTCATACGATGAGCTGGAGACGCTGCTGGCCGATGCCGAGGAGGTGCTGCAGCTGCTTGAGCTGCCCTATCGGGTTCTCGCCCTGGCGACCGGCGATCTCAGCTTTGCCGCAGCCAAATGTTACGACATCGAGGTCTGGGCTCAGGGGATGGAAAAATGGCTCGAGGTTTCGAGCTGTAGCAACTTTGCCGATTTTCAGGCCCGCCGCGCCAACATCCGCTTCCGGCCTTTCAAGGGTGCCAAACCCGAATTTGTCCATACCCTCAACGGTTCGGGACTGGCCCTGCCGCGTACGGTCATCGCCATCCTCGAGAATTATCAGACCGACGAAGGCACGGTCGTTGTGCCCAAGGTTCTGCGCCCTTATATGGGGGTTGATCTGATCCGTTAG
- a CDS encoding glycosyltransferase family 2 protein has protein sequence MPTESSQTELPLVSIIIPMLNEAGAIGRCIHSILAQSYPGDRIEVLVVDGLSTDGSREEVQALAAAHANIRLLDNPQKRTPRSLNIGVRNSRGKVVIILGAHTRIDPEFVALNIRYMREMRVKCTGGTQINTGDTYWQRAIGLGMGSRFGIPSAPYRYDKRKRFVDTVVYAAYARELFDEVGYFDEELHISEDAELNWRIRKAGHQIYFTPEIISYYYPRATLRRLWRQFFNYGILRVNVIKKHPDAVKAVHLVPPAFVLATLLFGVLAVFRPAAAWALALLWGLYLVYLLVAAITTCREEHHFAALPALPPVFMTMQIGWGLGFWAGLFKTYK, from the coding sequence TTGCCGACTGAATCCTCTCAAACTGAACTGCCGCTGGTCTCGATCATCATACCCATGCTCAACGAGGCCGGGGCGATCGGGCGCTGCATCCATTCGATTTTAGCGCAAAGCTATCCCGGCGACCGCATCGAGGTCCTCGTCGTCGACGGGCTCTCGACGGACGGCTCGCGCGAGGAGGTCCAGGCCCTGGCGGCGGCGCACGCCAATATCCGGCTATTGGACAATCCGCAAAAGCGCACACCGCGCAGCCTCAATATCGGGGTCCGCAACAGCCGCGGCAAGGTGGTGATCATTCTCGGAGCGCACACGCGCATCGATCCGGAATTTGTCGCCCTGAATATCCGCTATATGCGCGAGATGAGGGTTAAGTGCACCGGCGGCACGCAGATCAACACCGGCGACACCTACTGGCAGCGGGCCATCGGCCTGGGCATGGGCTCCCGTTTCGGGATCCCCAGCGCACCCTACCGCTATGACAAGCGAAAGCGTTTTGTCGATACCGTGGTCTATGCCGCCTATGCACGGGAGCTCTTTGACGAGGTCGGCTATTTTGACGAGGAGCTGCATATTTCCGAGGATGCGGAACTGAACTGGCGGATCCGCAAGGCCGGACATCAGATCTATTTCACCCCAGAGATCATCTCCTATTATTACCCGCGGGCGACGCTGCGCCGATTGTGGCGGCAGTTTTTCAATTACGGGATCCTCCGCGTCAACGTGATCAAGAAACACCCCGATGCCGTCAAGGCGGTCCATCTGGTGCCGCCGGCCTTCGTCCTCGCCACCCTGCTCTTTGGCGTGCTGGCGGTTTTCCGTCCAGCGGCAGCGTGGGCGCTGGCGCTGCTCTGGGGCCTTTATCTGGTTTACCTGCTCGTGGCCGCCATCACCACGTGCCGGGAAGAACACCACTTTGCCGCTCTGCCGGCGCTGCCACCGGTATTCATGACCATGCAGATCGGCTGGGGTTTGGGATTCTGGGCCGGCCTGTTCAAGACCTACAAGTGA
- a CDS encoding DUF5679 domain-containing protein produces the protein MADTAYCVKCKAKTEVKDGKKVTMKNGRAALKGTCAKCGTGVYKILGKAK, from the coding sequence GTGGCCGATACAGCATATTGCGTCAAATGCAAAGCCAAAACCGAAGTCAAGGACGGCAAAAAGGTGACGATGAAAAACGGCCGCGCGGCCCTCAAAGGCACCTGCGCCAAATGCGGCACCGGCGTATACAAAATACTCGGCAAGGCCAAATGA